In one Halofilum ochraceum genomic region, the following are encoded:
- a CDS encoding methyltransferase family protein codes for MSAVQWTSLIAGSLVLLWISRRSLRKPDCHGFYRFFALEATIVLFTLNAPWWFVDRFSRQQLVSWALLLVALYFLLDGIRLLRRRGQRDPTRRDPTLLGFERTRNLVTEGLYSRIRHPLYASVILLAWGLYLKAPSLPAALLAAIATVFMVLTARVEERECLDHFRDAYRDYMTRTRMFLPWLL; via the coding sequence GTGAGCGCAGTGCAATGGACCTCCCTGATCGCCGGCAGTCTGGTGCTGCTCTGGATATCGCGGCGCTCCCTGCGGAAGCCGGACTGCCATGGTTTCTACCGTTTTTTCGCGCTGGAAGCCACCATCGTCCTGTTCACGCTCAACGCCCCCTGGTGGTTCGTCGACCGGTTTTCACGGCAGCAGCTCGTTTCATGGGCCCTGCTGCTCGTCGCGCTGTACTTCCTGCTCGACGGCATTCGCCTCCTGCGGCGCCGGGGCCAGCGCGACCCCACGCGGCGGGATCCGACCCTGCTGGGCTTCGAACGCACGCGGAATCTGGTCACCGAGGGGCTCTACAGCCGCATCCGGCACCCCCTCTACGCCTCCGTGATCCTGCTCGCCTGGGGGCTGTATCTGAAGGCGCCATCCTTGCCGGCGGCACTGCTCGCCGCGATCGCCACCGTGTTCATGGTACTGACCGCGCGCGTCGAGGAGCGCGAGTGCCTCGACCATTTCCGCGATGCGTACCGCGACTATATGACGAGGACCAGGATGTTCCTTCCGTGGTTACTCTAG